In Bradyrhizobium sp. CCBAU 051011, the following are encoded in one genomic region:
- the ccoS gene encoding cbb3-type cytochrome oxidase assembly protein CcoS: MEVLVFLVPLALTLGALGLAGFLWSLKNGQYDDLEGAGWRAIADDEPVSEETASSTVSGRH; this comes from the coding sequence ATGGAAGTCCTGGTATTTCTCGTGCCGCTCGCACTCACGCTCGGCGCCCTCGGCCTGGCGGGTTTTCTCTGGTCGCTCAAGAACGGCCAGTACGACGACTTGGAGGGGGCAGGGTGGCGCGCGATTGCCGATGATGAGCCAGTTTCGGAGGAGACGGCGTCTTCGACGGTGAGCGGGCGTCATTAG
- a CDS encoding site-specific integrase has translation MARPTNKLSVKFTEKEDLKPGLYGDGGGLYLQVSDFKTKAWVFRYMMAGRARKMGLGDFELVSLKDARKKRDAAYGLVVDGVDPIEERKARKAEQAVERAKALTFKECAERYIEANKSGWKSDKHAGQWASTLETYAYPFLGHLPVAAIDVGLVMKVLEQRTEKNGRQGTLWNIKTETALRTRGRIETVLSYAKARGYRNGENPATWRGHLDQLLPARSQVAPVEHHAALPYSDMPAFMAKLRAKEGVSARALEYTILTAARTGDTIGGKWKEIDKDEKLWTIPAARVKGKKGARKRDHVVPLTKQALAALEAVPTEGDYLFPGGKADAGLSNAAMSELLKGMGYAPDVATVHGFRSTFKDWCMEQTAYGDELSEMALAHTIKDKVKAAYHRGDMLEKRRRLMADWAAYCTGKTVGGSNVVKIGARK, from the coding sequence ATGGCGCGGCCCACCAACAAGCTTTCGGTGAAATTCACGGAGAAAGAGGACCTTAAGCCGGGTCTTTATGGCGATGGTGGAGGCCTCTATCTGCAGGTCAGCGACTTCAAGACCAAGGCCTGGGTCTTCCGTTACATGATGGCCGGCCGCGCCCGTAAGATGGGCCTGGGGGACTTCGAGCTGGTCAGCCTCAAGGATGCCCGCAAGAAGCGGGACGCAGCCTACGGGCTCGTTGTGGACGGTGTCGACCCCATTGAGGAGCGGAAAGCCCGCAAGGCCGAGCAGGCGGTAGAGAGGGCCAAGGCTCTAACGTTCAAGGAATGCGCAGAGCGTTACATTGAGGCGAACAAGTCAGGCTGGAAAAGTGACAAGCACGCCGGTCAGTGGGCATCGACCCTGGAGACATATGCGTATCCCTTCTTGGGCCATCTTCCGGTAGCAGCGATCGACGTTGGTCTGGTCATGAAGGTGCTAGAGCAGCGGACCGAAAAGAACGGGCGTCAGGGAACGCTCTGGAACATCAAAACCGAAACGGCTTTGCGGACTCGCGGCAGGATCGAAACGGTTCTGTCCTACGCAAAGGCCCGCGGCTACCGCAATGGCGAGAACCCGGCGACCTGGCGCGGGCATCTTGACCAGCTCCTGCCAGCGCGGTCTCAGGTGGCCCCCGTGGAGCACCACGCCGCATTGCCCTACAGCGACATGCCAGCGTTCATGGCGAAGCTTCGGGCCAAGGAAGGCGTTAGCGCCCGGGCGCTTGAATACACCATCCTGACCGCAGCCCGCACGGGTGACACGATCGGCGGCAAATGGAAGGAGATCGACAAGGACGAAAAGCTTTGGACGATCCCGGCGGCGCGGGTGAAGGGCAAGAAGGGCGCCCGCAAGCGAGATCACGTCGTCCCGCTCACAAAGCAGGCCCTGGCCGCGCTTGAAGCGGTGCCGACCGAAGGGGACTACCTTTTCCCGGGCGGGAAGGCCGACGCCGGCCTGTCAAACGCTGCCATGTCCGAATTGCTGAAGGGCATGGGCTATGCGCCGGACGTGGCGACCGTTCACGGCTTTCGGTCTACCTTCAAAGATTGGTGCATGGAGCAAACCGCCTACGGAGACGAACTCTCCGAAATGGCACTGGCGCACACCATCAAGGATAAGGTCAAGGCTGCCTACCACCGCGGCGACATGCTGGAGAAGCGACGCCGGCTGATGGCGGATTGGGCTGCCTACTGCACCGGCAAGACGGTTGGCGGCAGCAACGTCGTCAAGATCGGGGCGCGGAAATGA
- a CDS encoding AAA family ATPase, with protein MESNRQLDAQILRLDARASTPERLRRTNTVELMARTFDPLKWVVPGYLSEGFLVLAGRQKLGKTWLAIDMALAVATGGVAMGSIMCEQGDVLYIDLENGERRIQSRIKTLFPNERDRPDLSRLEWATEPLRLDGGLLELLDRWRLEVPAPRLVVIDVLQRIKPPGNRNQNAYESDYSTWAPLQKWATEHGIAVLGLHHTKKGGADDPLEALSGSNGLSACADTTLVLDANQNGKTLYVRGRDVDEKETALLFAGGFWTILGEAAEVRRSDERSQIIAALQDHGDPMTPAEIVAATGKPRVSVQRLLGKMAKAGEVHKVGKSRYWLEPMPPGNSGHTGNTRSNTIAATAEIPDEPVTDLEEAGNTGNFIDEPHVWIDGKPARQAAALLRSQFTPEELGVDVSEVISNRHKCDHCWKRGETLEVHHGGYRRHLHRYCIDRWIADYEERNADAGE; from the coding sequence ATGGAAAGCAACCGCCAACTCGACGCGCAGATCCTGCGACTTGATGCGAGGGCGTCGACGCCGGAACGGCTCCGGCGAACAAACACCGTCGAGCTGATGGCCCGAACATTCGACCCTCTCAAATGGGTGGTGCCGGGCTATCTCAGCGAAGGGTTTCTGGTTCTTGCGGGGCGGCAGAAGCTCGGCAAGACCTGGCTTGCCATTGACATGGCACTCGCTGTTGCGACCGGCGGCGTCGCGATGGGCTCCATCATGTGCGAGCAGGGCGACGTCCTGTATATCGACCTGGAGAACGGCGAACGCCGGATCCAGAGCCGCATCAAGACACTATTCCCGAATGAGCGAGACCGGCCGGACCTTTCTCGGTTGGAATGGGCGACGGAACCGCTGCGCCTCGACGGTGGCTTGCTTGAGTTGCTGGACAGGTGGCGTCTGGAGGTGCCGGCGCCACGGTTGGTTGTGATCGACGTGCTGCAGCGGATCAAACCGCCGGGCAACAGGAACCAGAATGCCTACGAGAGCGACTATTCCACTTGGGCGCCGTTGCAGAAGTGGGCAACGGAGCATGGGATAGCGGTTCTTGGCCTGCACCACACCAAGAAGGGCGGCGCGGACGACCCGCTGGAGGCGCTGAGCGGATCAAACGGACTGAGCGCCTGTGCCGATACGACGCTCGTTCTCGACGCCAACCAGAACGGCAAGACGCTGTACGTCCGCGGGCGCGACGTCGACGAGAAGGAAACCGCGCTCCTCTTCGCGGGCGGTTTCTGGACGATCCTGGGCGAGGCTGCTGAGGTCCGGCGGTCGGACGAGCGATCGCAGATCATTGCCGCGCTTCAGGATCACGGCGATCCAATGACACCGGCCGAGATCGTTGCCGCAACCGGCAAGCCTCGTGTCAGCGTCCAGCGTCTGCTTGGCAAAATGGCGAAGGCGGGCGAGGTGCATAAGGTCGGTAAGAGCCGCTACTGGCTTGAGCCCATGCCCCCCGGTAACAGTGGTCACACCGGTAACACCCGATCGAACACCATTGCTGCGACAGCAGAAATTCCCGACGAGCCTGTTACTGATCTCGAGGAGGCCGGTAACACCGGTAACTTTATCGACGAGCCCCACGTCTGGATCGATGGCAAGCCTGCCAGGCAGGCCGCTGCCCTGTTGCGCTCCCAGTTCACACCGGAAGAGCTGGGCGTCGACGTCTCCGAGGTCATCAGCAATCGACACAAATGCGATCACTGCTGGAAGCGCGGCGAGACCCTGGAGGTTCACCACGGCGGCTACCGGCGACACCTGCACCGCTACTGCATCGACAGATGGATTGCCGACTATGAGGAGCGGAACGCCGACGCTGGAGAATGA
- a CDS encoding AlpA family transcriptional regulator, with product MVRKVMRLPAVLAATGWAKPTLYAKIADGKFPKGTKLDPDARAVVWFEDEVEAFQKAAVAAALEAA from the coding sequence ATGGTTCGGAAGGTAATGCGACTGCCCGCGGTGCTTGCTGCCACCGGATGGGCGAAGCCGACGCTCTACGCAAAGATCGCTGACGGCAAATTCCCGAAGGGGACGAAACTCGATCCCGACGCGCGCGCCGTGGTTTGGTTTGAGGATGAGGTCGAGGCGTTCCAGAAGGCCGCTGTGGCTGCTGCTTTGGAGGCCGCGTAA